The DNA segment ACTGCTTATCAAGTATTTTCTGAATCGCATCTACACTTAAATCTTCCCGCTTTACATCCATTAGTCTATTTAATATATATATCAATCTATCTTTGATAAACCCATCTATATAAACTAGTCCAGCTTTTCTATCTCCTACTTTAAAAGTACGGGTTAAAACATCAAAGCTTAAATCAGCATGTAATTCATTCTTTAAATATTCGAGATTCTGATCAATTTCTTTAAATATCTCCTTCATAATTTTTTCCACTCCTGATTAATATCTCTTTAATAGCCTTAGTAGTTATTGGACATCCCACTTTATGATCATCTTGATATTCCATCTTACCGATGTCCCCAATACCTACTATTAACTGAGGATTAAATTCATTAATCACATCAACAGTGTCACCTTCTAAATAGAGATGATCCGCTGGCTCTGGATTACCATCTTTAGTAACGGGACCATCTACTATTTGGGCCTGATTAGTTACAGAAAAATCAGGCTTAACACCTATTACATCTTTGGTATCGGAAGCTACAGATAAAATACCAAGCACTTCTACTTCTGAAGAATCTAAAACTCCTGCCATTGCTTCTTCGCCACTACTTTTATTCTTATCACCTTCATCATCAAACATTACTAAAGCAATATCAGACTCTGCTTCTTTAACTAATTCAATTATTTCTTTTCCGCTACAATCAGTAGGAGTTCCTGCTGAACGCGAAATTGTTCTCAAACCTAATTTCTTACCTACTTCTTCTACTGCTCTGCAAGCAGTATTATCGCCATCGGTAATCATAATTACTTGATCAGCGACGTTAATTTCCTCCCTTCTAAATTACTCTTTCGGTCGAAAGATAGCAGCCATTAAGAATCCAATTACTATTGAAGCACTGATTCCAACACTGCCTAATTCTAAAATTCCGGAAAAAAGACCAAGAAATCCATCTTGATCAATTTCTGATAATACTCCTTTAGTCACTACATGTCCAAAATTAATAACCAAAGCTGTCACTCCCGCACCAGCAAAATCAATTAAAGGCTGAAATAAATCTAAACCAGTTAAAATGGCTCCTAATATTACTAAACTAACTAATAAATGAGCCGGTGTATAATTAGTATAATCTAAAAATAGTTGACCTACACCACAAATTAAACCACCGACTAAAAAGGCCGTCAAATAATTCATTATCCATTTGCCCTCACTTTTTACTGCTATTATTTTCAGACTCATTCTTCTGTGATTTTCCCTTGGTTTCTAAACTTCCAATTGCATCACTCTTTGACTTGTTCTCAATAACTACCCCGTGTGCAATACAGGGAATAGAATCTCCTTGTAAAGAAGTTAAAGGATTTAATAATGCTCCCGTAGCTACTACTAAGATTCGACTGAAGTTTCCTATATTAAGATATGGGAAAAGATAGGATGCCGTTACTACTGCTGAACAAGCACATCCACTACCACCAGCCCCAACATTCTGATCAGAATTATATAGCATTAAACCACAATCATCATGAGTATCTGCTATGTCTACTCCTTTTTCCTCCAGTAATTCTGTTAATAATTTGCTTCCAACTTCAGCTAGATCACCTGTTACAATTAAATCATAATCATTCGGGGTACGTTTAGTATCTTCTAAATGCTGCAAAATAGTATCAGCTGCTGCTGGAGCCATGGCTGAACCCATATCGCGAGGATCTTTCACTCCTAAATCTACCACCTGACCAGGCGTTGCTTCGGTAATTATTGGACCAAATCCATCTCTAGATAGTATCATAGCTCCTGTACCAGTAGCAGTCCACTGCTTATAAGGCGGATATTTATCACCATATTCATTAGGCGTTCTATATTGGCGTTCAGCACTCTGATAATGACTAGAAGTGAAATTTATTACTCGATCTCCAAAACCACCGTCTATTAAAGTAGCTCCTAAAATCAATCCTTCTGATAATGTAGAACAAGCACCATAGATACCAAAATAAGGTACCGGAAACTTTAAAGCAGCAAAATTAGAAGTTACTACTTGGTTCAATAAATCGCCGCCCACTAAGTAATCTATTTTATCAGGACTTAATCTAGCTTTTCGTAAGAGAAGATCAATGTTTTCCTTAGTCATCTTCCGTTCAGCTCTCTCCCACGTATCCTGCTGATAATAGGAGTCTTCTAATACTTTATCAAAGTATTCTCCCAGAGGGCCATCTCCTTCTTTAGGCCCTGCAATAGCAGAAGAAGATATAATTTTAGGCTGAGATTCAAAGCTAATTGTCTGTTCTCCAATTAATTTATTCATTTACGGCTGCCTCCAATGAAATAATTAAGCAAAGATTAATTTGATTAAACCAATTGCAAAACCTGATAACATAGCATAAGTTAATACTGGACCTGCAATATTATACATTTTAGCTCCTAATCCTAAAACATATCCATCTTGTTTATATTCCATAGCCGGAGCCACTATAGCATTAGCAAAACCGGTAATTGGTACTATTGTTCCTGCTCCAGCATATTGAGCGATACTATCATAAACACCAAGCCCAGTTAATAAACCACCAATAAAGATCATACTAACGCTCATTAACGCCCCTGCTTCATTCAAGGGCAGACCCTGAGCAGTTAAAAGTTTAATAATTAACTCCCCAAGAACACAGATTAAACCTCCGATTATATAAGCAGAAATAAAATTTTTAAATTTTGATTGAGAAGGATGGGCCTTTTTAACTAATTTCTTATACTCTTTAGAATTCTTATTAATATCGGCCACTATTAGTCACCTCACATTTAATTTTAACCTAAAGTAATAATTACTATTCAGAACTTAAAATCAAAATCTAACTTAACATAAGAAACTTGTTTAGTAAAAAAATCATGATGCGGGTTATAATTTTTTTCTATCTTATACTCATTAAAAACTTTTTCAGCTCCCGGTGATAACTCTGGTTCTAAAAGACTACTATTTACTAACATCCAAGATAAAACTGCCAAAGTAAGCAAAATGATAATAGTTAGAATAGCAAATAGATTCTTTTCGCTTAACATTTAAAAACCACTCCCCTTGGCTGATTAATCTATCTTTAAAGTTATTATGTTCCGTATAATAACTTTTAATTCAATTCCAAAATAAAAAGCTACAGGAAAATCCTGTAGCTTAAATCAAAAAATTAATTTATGATTTTCAATCTAATCCTTCACGCACTTTATTTATAATCTTTCTTTCCAATCTGGACACTTGTACTTGTGATACACCTATTTTCTCTGCTACTTCTTGTTGAGTTTTTTCATCAAAAAAACGCAGCTTCAAAATTAATCTTTCTCTATTTTTTAGATCATTGATTACCTCACGTAGAGCCATTCTATCAAGTTCCCGTTTCTGACCTTCACTACTAGCAGCTATTTGATCTACTAATTCTATTGAACTCCCTTCATCTTCATAAACTGATGAATAAATTGAAGTCGGTTCTCGGACTGCTTCTAAAGCATTCACAATTTCTTCTTTATTTTCATCCATTTCCTCAGCAATCTCTTGAATAGTCGGCTCTCTATTTAATCTAGCAGTTAACATCTCTTTAACTTCATTTACTCTATGTGCTCTTCTCTTTAATGAACGGCTAACTTTAATAGCATCATCATCTCTTAAAAATCGCTTGATTTCGCCAATTATTAATGGAACTGCATAAGTAGAAAATTTAACATCTCGATCTAAATCAAACCGCTCTATTGCTTTCAATAAGCCGATACTTCCAATTTGAAATAATTCTTCATAATCATAATTTTTATTTGCAAATCTATGGGCTACTTTCAATACTAACTTCACATTATGATTAACTAATTTATTCTTAGCTTCTTGATCGCCAGCCTGAGCTTTCTTCAATAATGCTTTTGTTTCTTCTTCGGATAAAAGATCTTTTTGAGGAAGATCAAGGCTATTGCTATTCTTCATAAGATTCCGCCCCTAATTAGCTTTCTTTTCTGTCTTCTCTGGACTTGTCACCATTCTTACTTTCGTACCCTGCTCTAATTCTGAATCGATACTCAATTCATCCATAAAAGAATCAATAAATACTAAACCTAATCCCATTCTATCGGCTGTAGTATAGGAAGGTTCACAGGCTTGTTCAATATTTGATATTCCTTGTCCTGAATCTTCAACTTCAATAATTAGTTTATCACCGTCAATCTCTAGATTAATTCCAATAGTACCTCCTTTTTCTTGATAGCCATGAATAATTGCATTTGATACTGCTTCAGAAACCGCTACTTTAATTTCTTCAATCTCTGAAATAGTAAAATCCAGCTGGGCTGCAAACGAAGCTACTGTAACTCTAGCCAAGCCGATATTATCAGAAATACTTTTTAGTTCCAACCTGGCATTATTCTTACTCAATCTAATTACCTCCTTAAAGTTTTTTAAACTGCTTGTAAAGCTTCCTGTTCATCAGTAAATACATCAACTATATTTAAAACTCCTGATAATTTAAATACCTGCTTAATGGAATCATTAACATTAATGATTTTTAATTTTCCTCCATGATTGCTTATCTGTTTATATCTCCCAATAATAAAGCCTAATCCGGAACTATCAATAAAATCAACCTTCTTCAAGTTAAGAATCATATTCTGGATTCCCAATTCTCCAGTCAGCCTTTCTTCAATTCGCTCACGCAAAGTATCAACTGTATGTAAATCCAGATCACCATCAATTCTAACTATCAGATTCACTCCTATTCTCTCTATTTCTAATTCCACTAGCCTAAACCTCCTTACTTAAAAGACTACTTTATCATTTATTAAAATAATTTCACGCCTAATTCATATTCTCCTGCATTTTTTCCAAAATTTTCAAGAAAATTTATTATTTATATTTAAACTACTTAAATTAATTAAAGACATTAACTATGTTTAATAAAAATTTCTTAAGTAGCTGAATCATAATTTGAATAATATTTCCCTTCTGTACTTCCCGATTAGCCACCAAATCTACACTAGCTATCTTTTCTCCATTGGATAATACTCTCAATTCTCCAATTTTTTCTCCTTTCTTTATAGGAGCAGTTAAATCTTTCTTAACTAAGATCTGACGTTTCAAATTATCCTGATTTCCTTTAATCACAGCAGCAGTCAAATCCTTTTTGGCAATTGCTTCAACTTTAGGATCCTTCCCTTTATAAATTTCTACTGCATCAATAACAGTTTCACCTTGCGTAATTACTGGAATTGAACGATAAATACTAAAACCATAAGAAAGTAATTCCCCAGCTTCTTCAAACCGAGTATCTGAAGTTTCCCCCTTCATAACCACAGCTATAAATCTCATTCCCTTACGTTCAGCAGTTGCTGCAACTCCATAGCCCGCTTCACTAGTATAACCAGTCTTTAGACCATCTGCCCCTTTATAAAACCTAACTAGATTATTTGTATTTCGTAAAAAGGAATCTCCATCACGTAAATGATCAATCCAGATTTTAGTATATTTAAGCACTTGAGGATAATTAGTTACTAACTCCCTTGACATAATAGCTACATCATGAGCACTAGTATAATTTCCCCGTTCATCAGAATTGTTAGCAGGTAATCCATTAGTATTAATAAAATAAGTATCATCTAAGCCCAACTCTTCTGCCTTTTTATTCATAGCATTAACAAAAGCTTCTTCTGTCCCATAGAGATGTTCAGCTACTGCTACACAGGCATCATTCGCTGAAACAATAGCAATTGCTTTAATCATCTCTTCTAACTTCATCTCTTCACCTGGTTCTAACCAAATTTGTGAACCGCCCATCTCAGCAGCACGTTCACTAGTAGTTACAACCTCACCCAATTCTGCCTTCCCCTCATCAATAGCTTCCATAGTTAATAATAAAGTCATTGTTTTTGTAATACTAGCTGGGGGCAACTCTTCATGAGCATTCTTCTCATAAATAATTCTTCCAGAATTGGCCTCCATCAATACTGCTGACTTGGCTTCTAAATCAAATTCAGGGTCAGGTAATTCTTTAGCAGACAAAGTAAGAGAAAATGACAAACAGAGCAGGAAAGTTACTAAAATAATAGATATTCCACGTCTCAGCACTTTACTTTCCCCCTTTAGATATCTATAATATTATTTAAATATTATTAATAGTTATATGAAAGTATTCTTAGTAAAAGGAGGAAAAGAATTTGTTTTTCAGCAGTAAAACTGTTATTATATTAAAGTGCTATAAAGGAGAGGGATAAAATGAAGTATTATAAATTTAAACCAGAAGGCAATAGAAAATGTGAAGTGAAAGTCTTTGCAGATCAGAACATCTATAATCAAATTGAAGAAACTGCTCTAAAACAGTTATTTAACGCTGCTAAGTTACCTGGAATTACTGGAGTTGTAGGTCTACCTGATATCCATCAAGGTTACGGCTTACCAATTGGTGGAGTAATGGCTTCTAATTTAGATAACGGTATTGTCTCTCCAGGAGCTGTAGGCTTTGATATCAATTGTGGTGTCCGATTACTTACTAGCAAACTAGATCATTCAGAAGTCAAAAATCAACTAGATAACCTAATTGAAAAGATCAAACGAACAATTCCTGCTGGTCTAGGAAAAAATTCAAAATTCAACTTCAATAATTCTGAATTTAAAAAAATTGTAGAAAGAGGAATCCCTTTTACTGTTAATGAGTTAGGTTTAGGACTTCCCCAAGATATCTATAACACCGAAGAAAAAGGTCAAATCAAAAATGCTGATCTAAATCAAGTCTCTAATAAAGCAATTAAACGTGGTAAAACACAATTAGGAACTCTAGGCTCAGGTAATCATTTTATTGAAATTCAATCTGTTGAAAAGATTTTCTCTGATAGCCAAACCCAGTTAAGAGAGAACCAGATTCTTTTTATGATTCATACTGGCTCCCGAGGCTTTGGCCATCAGATTGCTCAAAACTATATTAATCTAGCCAAAGAAAATAATTATAAATATGATTTTGATCTTCCAAGTAAAAACTTAGCTTCCTTTCCTATTAATTCAACAGAAGCAAATAACTATTTACAAGCTATGGCCTGTGGAGCTAATTTTGCCTTTGCCAATAGACAAATAATTACTTATCAGCTGCGTGAAATCTTATCAGACTTCTTTCAAACAGAAAGAAACCAATTCCAACAATATTATGGGCTGGCCCATAATATTGTTAAGCAAGAAAAACATCAAATTAATAACCAAGAAGAAACACTTTTAGTACATCGCAAAGGTGCAACTAAACTCACCAACAAAACAGCATTAATTCCAGGTTCTATGGGAACCAACAGTTATATAGTTAAACCTAAAGAAAAACAAACAATCAGAAATTCCTTTGCTTCAGTAGCCCACGGCGCAGGAAGAAAAATGAGCCGAAGGGCAGCAAAACAGAATATAAACCACTGCGATCATTTAACTAGTTTAGGAAAAGTCAAATGTGTCTGCAGTAGCAATAATAATTTACTAGATGAATCTCCTTTAGCCTATAAAGACATTAACCAAGTCATTGCAGCTTTAACTAAAACCGGATTAGCTCAACCTATAGCAAAATTAAAGCCACTTGCTGTATTAAAAGGTTAAGGATGTTACTCTTTAAGACTGATCTTTCATAAAGCTAACAATCCATTCATCTAATTTTTGACTTTTTTCAACTACAGAACTATCAGTAAACTCCTTCCCTCGTTCAACCAATTGACATATATCATTCTTCATCCTAGTCATTTCATCACTGAAACTTTGAGAATTATCAAGATTAAGCACTATTCCTACCCTCCTTCTATTAATCTGTATCATATAATATTCAAAATTTATTATAATTTCCTTACCCTTTGAATAATAACCGCTACCTTAATTATCTTTTATAGGTGAATACCAAATCTCCTTCATAAATAAGTAAAAAAATAAATTTTTTTCCAGAAAGGAGGAAGACCTCTATCACTAAATCTTATGTAATTATAGAAATAATACTCAATTCCAATTAAACTAAAAAGTATCCTTTATTCTATAATCTCATAAATTAATTTATTATTCTCTGATTCTTTATCAATAATAGTATAAGCTTGTTGGATCCGATTTTTAATATCTTTTAAATTATTGTCATCATTTATATAGAGAGTAGCTAATGTATCTTCGGGATTAACTTTATCTCCTACTTTAGACTTTACTGTTACTCCCACAGCTAAATCAATATCATCCTCTTTAGTCTCTCTGCCGGCTCCTAACATCATAGCAGCTAATCCAACTTCTTCTGCATCAATCCTTTCTATATACCCCTTCTTCTGAGCTTTTATTTCTATCTTCTTTTTGGCAGTTGGTAATAGACTTAAATCATCTATTACTTTAGGATTACCACCTTGGGCAGAAATTAATTCCTTAAACTTCTCTAAAGCAGCTCTACTATTTAAAACCTCTTCAAGACGCTTTCTACCTTCTGCTTCGGTCTGGACTATTCCAGCTAATTTCAACATCTGTGTTCCTAATGTAAAACATAACTCAATCAAATCTTCAGGGCCTTCTCCACGTAGAGTTTTAACTGCCTCTCTTACCTCTAATGCATTACCGACTGCCTGTCCAAGTGGTTGATCCATATTAGAAATAACAGCAACCGTTTGACAATCTACCTCTTTACCTATTTCTACCATAGATTCAGCTAATTTTTTTGCTTCCTCATAGGTCTTCATAAA comes from the Sporohalobacter salinus genome and includes:
- a CDS encoding pyrimidine-nucleoside phosphorylase, with the translated sequence MRAYDIILKKRNGKELSTDEIEFLIKEYTAGRLPDYQLAVWTMAVFFQGMNRRETADLTMAMADSGERIDLSPINGVKVDKHSTGGVGDTTTLVLAPLVAAAGVSVAKMSGRGLGHTGGTIDKLEAIPGFDTSLSLEKFINNVNRLQVAVAGQTKNLAPADKKLYSLRDVTATVDSIPLIASSIMSKKIAAGSENIVLDVKVGSGAFMKTYEEAKKLAESMVEIGKEVDCQTVAVISNMDQPLGQAVGNALEVREAVKTLRGEGPEDLIELCFTLGTQMLKLAGIVQTEAEGRKRLEEVLNSRAALEKFKELISAQGGNPKVIDDLSLLPTAKKKIEIKAQKKGYIERIDAEEVGLAAMMLGAGRETKEDDIDLAVGVTVKSKVGDKVNPEDTLATLYINDDNNLKDIKNRIQQAYTIIDKESENNKLIYEIIE
- a CDS encoding RtcB family protein, producing the protein MKYYKFKPEGNRKCEVKVFADQNIYNQIEETALKQLFNAAKLPGITGVVGLPDIHQGYGLPIGGVMASNLDNGIVSPGAVGFDINCGVRLLTSKLDHSEVKNQLDNLIEKIKRTIPAGLGKNSKFNFNNSEFKKIVERGIPFTVNELGLGLPQDIYNTEEKGQIKNADLNQVSNKAIKRGKTQLGTLGSGNHFIEIQSVEKIFSDSQTQLRENQILFMIHTGSRGFGHQIAQNYINLAKENNYKYDFDLPSKNLASFPINSTEANNYLQAMACGANFAFANRQIITYQLREILSDFFQTERNQFQQYYGLAHNIVKQEKHQINNQEETLLVHRKGATKLTNKTALIPGSMGTNSYIVKPKEKQTIRNSFASVAHGAGRKMSRRAAKQNINHCDHLTSLGKVKCVCSSNNNLLDESPLAYKDINQVIAALTKTGLAQPIAKLKPLAVLKG
- the spoIIAB gene encoding anti-sigma F factor, giving the protein MSKNNARLELKSISDNIGLARVTVASFAAQLDFTISEIEEIKVAVSEAVSNAIIHGYQEKGGTIGINLEIDGDKLIIEVEDSGQGISNIEQACEPSYTTADRMGLGLVFIDSFMDELSIDSELEQGTKVRMVTSPEKTEKKAN
- the spoVAD gene encoding stage V sporulation protein AD gives rise to the protein MNKLIGEQTISFESQPKIISSSAIAGPKEGDGPLGEYFDKVLEDSYYQQDTWERAERKMTKENIDLLLRKARLSPDKIDYLVGGDLLNQVVTSNFAALKFPVPYFGIYGACSTLSEGLILGATLIDGGFGDRVINFTSSHYQSAERQYRTPNEYGDKYPPYKQWTATGTGAMILSRDGFGPIITEATPGQVVDLGVKDPRDMGSAMAPAAADTILQHLEDTKRTPNDYDLIVTGDLAEVGSKLLTELLEEKGVDIADTHDDCGLMLYNSDQNVGAGGSGCACSAVVTASYLFPYLNIGNFSRILVVATGALLNPLTSLQGDSIPCIAHGVVIENKSKSDAIGSLETKGKSQKNESENNSSKK
- a CDS encoding Spo0E family sporulation regulatory protein-aspartic acid phosphatase, producing MLNLDNSQSFSDEMTRMKNDICQLVERGKEFTDSSVVEKSQKLDEWIVSFMKDQS
- a CDS encoding serine hydrolase, yielding MLRRGISIILVTFLLCLSFSLTLSAKELPDPEFDLEAKSAVLMEANSGRIIYEKNAHEELPPASITKTMTLLLTMEAIDEGKAELGEVVTTSERAAEMGGSQIWLEPGEEMKLEEMIKAIAIVSANDACVAVAEHLYGTEEAFVNAMNKKAEELGLDDTYFINTNGLPANNSDERGNYTSAHDVAIMSRELVTNYPQVLKYTKIWIDHLRDGDSFLRNTNNLVRFYKGADGLKTGYTSEAGYGVAATAERKGMRFIAVVMKGETSDTRFEEAGELLSYGFSIYRSIPVITQGETVIDAVEIYKGKDPKVEAIAKKDLTAAVIKGNQDNLKRQILVKKDLTAPIKKGEKIGELRVLSNGEKIASVDLVANREVQKGNIIQIMIQLLKKFLLNIVNVFN
- a CDS encoding SpoVA/SpoVAEb family sporulation membrane protein, with product MNYLTAFLVGGLICGVGQLFLDYTNYTPAHLLVSLVILGAILTGLDLFQPLIDFAGAGVTALVINFGHVVTKGVLSEIDQDGFLGLFSGILELGSVGISASIVIGFLMAAIFRPKE
- the spoVAC gene encoding stage V sporulation protein AC, whose amino-acid sequence is MADINKNSKEYKKLVKKAHPSQSKFKNFISAYIIGGLICVLGELIIKLLTAQGLPLNEAGALMSVSMIFIGGLLTGLGVYDSIAQYAGAGTIVPITGFANAIVAPAMEYKQDGYVLGLGAKMYNIAGPVLTYAMLSGFAIGLIKLIFA
- a CDS encoding stage V sporulation protein AE, encoding MITDGDNTACRAVEEVGKKLGLRTISRSAGTPTDCSGKEIIELVKEAESDIALVMFDDEGDKNKSSGEEAMAGVLDSSEVEVLGILSVASDTKDVIGVKPDFSVTNQAQIVDGPVTKDGNPEPADHLYLEGDTVDVINEFNPQLIVGIGDIGKMEYQDDHKVGCPITTKAIKEILIRSGKNYEGDI
- a CDS encoding SigF/SigG family RNA polymerase sporulation sigma factor yields the protein MKNSNSLDLPQKDLLSEEETKALLKKAQAGDQEAKNKLVNHNVKLVLKVAHRFANKNYDYEELFQIGSIGLLKAIERFDLDRDVKFSTYAVPLIIGEIKRFLRDDDAIKVSRSLKRRAHRVNEVKEMLTARLNREPTIQEIAEEMDENKEEIVNALEAVREPTSIYSSVYEDEGSSIELVDQIAASSEGQKRELDRMALREVINDLKNRERLILKLRFFDEKTQQEVAEKIGVSQVQVSRLERKIINKVREGLD
- the spoIIAA gene encoding anti-sigma F factor antagonist, yielding MELEIERIGVNLIVRIDGDLDLHTVDTLRERIEERLTGELGIQNMILNLKKVDFIDSSGLGFIIGRYKQISNHGGKLKIINVNDSIKQVFKLSGVLNIVDVFTDEQEALQAV